From the Silvanigrella paludirubra genome, one window contains:
- a CDS encoding sensor histidine kinase, translating into MLKKLKWLLHPISILILAQICWGLLMFVWIRWYILRSQEINSFIEKIPVPATSSGQWVILSQGCILMGFILIALYMIFVSQRRLSRITKMQDTILSNVTHELKTPLASIRLYAETMLLRNVPEEERKKFLTRTLKETERLQKLIDTVLISARLESDKSSLAHSRINLNELLTGCFNQVRDRFGDLRTFEFQNLSLKEENAHFIWGNPYHLSMLFDNLLDNAVKYTNKGGLIQAGVLLKKDSLQVFIKDNGFGIEKNNLKKIFKKFYRIERNSKMKVQGSGLGLSVCQSIVKEHHGKIFALSDGLHKGTTFYVELQRLSPHC; encoded by the coding sequence ATGCTAAAAAAACTTAAATGGCTTCTGCATCCCATATCAATTCTTATCCTCGCCCAAATCTGTTGGGGACTATTAATGTTTGTCTGGATTAGATGGTACATCCTAAGAAGCCAAGAGATAAATAGCTTCATCGAAAAAATTCCCGTTCCTGCCACAAGTTCAGGGCAGTGGGTTATCCTTTCGCAAGGATGTATCTTAATGGGTTTCATACTAATAGCGTTGTACATGATTTTTGTTAGCCAAAGACGTTTATCTCGAATTACAAAAATGCAAGACACCATTCTTAGCAATGTTACCCACGAACTTAAAACTCCTCTTGCTAGTATACGCCTTTATGCGGAAACGATGCTACTTCGAAACGTACCCGAAGAAGAAAGAAAAAAATTTTTAACACGAACTCTAAAAGAAACAGAGCGGTTGCAAAAGTTAATTGATACCGTTCTTATTTCTGCAAGGCTCGAATCAGATAAATCTTCCTTAGCACATAGTCGTATTAATTTAAATGAATTGCTTACAGGATGTTTTAATCAAGTGAGAGATCGTTTTGGCGATTTACGAACTTTTGAATTTCAAAATCTTTCTTTAAAAGAAGAGAATGCACATTTTATTTGGGGTAATCCTTACCATTTGTCAATGCTATTTGATAATTTACTTGATAATGCTGTTAAATACACAAATAAAGGTGGGCTAATTCAAGCTGGGGTGTTATTAAAAAAAGATTCCTTACAAGTTTTTATAAAAGATAATGGTTTTGGAATTGAAAAAAACAATTTAAAAAAAATATTTAAAAAGTTTTATCGAATTGAAAGAAATTCAAAAATGAAGGTACAAGGTTCAGGACTTGGTTTATCTGTATGTCAATCTATTGTTAAAGAACATCATGGAAAAATTTTCGCTTTAAGCGATGGACTACATAAAGGAACAACATTTTATGTCGAACTCCAAAGACTTTCTCCTCATTGTTGA
- a CDS encoding response regulator transcription factor gives MSNSKDFLLIVEDEESIGEGLKFNFEAEGFEVIIISDGLEAVEFIKTNFEKISTIVLDIMLPQLDGYEILKKTRILAERIPILVLSAKSLENDRIKAFELGADDYVTKPFNLSEIILRVKRLVQRKKWYKTDGIQTPKTFGLSIFDPERLTITRNDGVLHRISPTEGLLVQVFLENENKILTRNDLLQKVWQYDAIIETRTVDVFVGKLRKYIEKNAAKPEFIISVRGVGYTYISENKN, from the coding sequence ATGTCGAACTCCAAAGACTTTCTCCTCATTGTTGAGGATGAAGAATCAATTGGTGAAGGATTAAAGTTTAATTTTGAAGCAGAAGGTTTTGAAGTTATTATTATCTCAGATGGCTTAGAAGCAGTTGAGTTTATTAAAACTAATTTTGAAAAAATATCTACAATTGTTTTAGATATTATGCTACCTCAATTAGATGGATATGAAATTTTAAAAAAAACTCGAATTCTTGCTGAAAGAATTCCTATTTTAGTTTTAAGTGCAAAAAGTTTAGAAAATGATCGTATAAAAGCTTTTGAATTAGGTGCAGATGATTATGTCACAAAACCATTTAATCTATCTGAAATTATCCTAAGAGTTAAAAGATTAGTTCAACGTAAAAAATGGTATAAAACAGATGGAATTCAAACTCCTAAAACGTTTGGTCTCTCCATTTTTGATCCCGAGAGACTAACAATCACAAGAAATGATGGTGTCCTTCATCGCATCTCACCAACAGAAGGACTACTAGTTCAAGTGTTTTTAGAAAATGAAAATAAAATATTAACTAGAAATGATTTGCTTCAAAAAGTATGGCAATATGACGCAATAATTGAAACACGAACGGTTGATGTCTTTGTAGGAAAGCTTCGTAAATATATTGAAAAAAATGCTGCAAAACCAGAATTCATAATTTCCGTACGTGGCGTGGGTTACACCTATATTTCAGAAAATAAAAATTGA